Below is a window of Kosmotoga arenicorallina S304 DNA.
AAACAGGGTGATCTTGCAGCTATTTTAACCGGTCTCGAACAAGGCGACGTGCTTTTCATTGATGAGATCCACAGGCTCGGCCGCGCGATTGAAGAAATTCTATATTCTGCTATGGAAGATTTTCAGCTGGACATCATGATTGGCAAAGGACCCAGTGCACGTTCAATCAGGCTCGATATAAATCCTTTCACCCTTGTTGGCGCCACAACCAGATCTGGCTTAATCGGCGCGCCACTGCGCAACAGGTTTGGCATGGTTCTCGAAATGGAGTTCTATCAACTGGAGGAGCTTGAAGAAATCATAGAAAGATCTTCAAGGCTTCTTGATGTGAGAATTGAGAAAGGCGCAACGAAACTCCTTGCGATGAGGTCAAGAGGGACTCCGAGGATTGCAAATAGGTTATTAAGGCGGGTAAGAGATTTTGCCACTGTTGATGGTTCTAACATGATTACAGAAGAAATGGTTACAAAAGCGATGGAAGTAATGGGGATTGATGCCGAAGGTCTGGATGATATGGACAGGAAAATCCTTCGTGTACTTATGGAAAATTACGGTGGCGGGCCTGCCGGCTTAAAGGCCATTGCCGCTTCTGTTGGCACTGAGCCCGAAACTATTAGCGAAGTATATGAACCTTACCTGCTTCAAGCGGGATTCCTTGTTAGAACTCAAAGAGGAAGGGCTGTGACAGAAAAAGCTTATAGGCATCTTGGACTAAAACCCAACCGGCCCGGTTCACTTTTTGGCGACATTTAACGAAAGGGGGAGACCGATGTTCGTGCTCAGCAATTTGATATATGCCCTTGCGGTAATTGCCAGGATAATTGTTGAACTGGAAATATTTGCTGTGATACTCTCCGCGGTATTCAGCTGGATCGCACCTGGAGTTTATTCTTCTGTCAGGATCTTTTTTCAGGTTCTTGGTGACTTCATAATGAAACCCTTAAAAAAGGTATTCCCCGGTTTGGTGGTTGGAGGAGTGGATTTAAGCCCGGTGATCGCTGTCCTTATTTTGGTATTTATCGATCAGTTTTTGATAAACACGCTCTTTGACATAGCCAGGAACTTGAGGTGATTGCCTTTGAAAGCCCTTGCATTTTTCAATACAAGCAGAATCGGAAAAAAGGACATCGAAAGGATTGGAAATCATCTGAAAAAGCGCGGCATTGAGATGGCACTTTGTGACAATTACAGGAGCTGTGAGATAAAAGACTTACAGCTTGTTTTGACATTTGGTGGTGATGGAACAGTGCTCAAAGCTGTCCCCTGTGCTCTGCAAAATTCTGCTCCTATATTGAGTTTCAAAATAGGAAGCGTGGGTTTTCTTTCAGCTTTTGAGCTTAACCAATTGAACGAAGCAATTGATTCCTATTTGAGCTCCTCTCTTGTCGAGGACAGGAGAGCACTTCTTAGAATTGAAAGCGCTCTTGGAACTGAATACGCTCTAAATGACTTTGTTATGGAACGCTC
It encodes the following:
- the ruvB gene encoding Holliday junction branch migration DNA helicase RuvB yields the protein MELGNERFLSPGELKDDYVIKSLRPTSLEEYIGQRNVKGRLQIAIEAAKVRNEPLDHILLAGPPGLGKTTLSHIIANEMGTNIYVTSGPVIEKQGDLAAILTGLEQGDVLFIDEIHRLGRAIEEILYSAMEDFQLDIMIGKGPSARSIRLDINPFTLVGATTRSGLIGAPLRNRFGMVLEMEFYQLEELEEIIERSSRLLDVRIEKGATKLLAMRSRGTPRIANRLLRRVRDFATVDGSNMITEEMVTKAMEVMGIDAEGLDDMDRKILRVLMENYGGGPAGLKAIAASVGTEPETISEVYEPYLLQAGFLVRTQRGRAVTEKAYRHLGLKPNRPGSLFGDI
- a CDS encoding YggT family protein; amino-acid sequence: MFVLSNLIYALAVIARIIVELEIFAVILSAVFSWIAPGVYSSVRIFFQVLGDFIMKPLKKVFPGLVVGGVDLSPVIAVLILVFIDQFLINTLFDIARNLR